Proteins co-encoded in one Megalops cyprinoides isolate fMegCyp1 chromosome 1, fMegCyp1.pri, whole genome shotgun sequence genomic window:
- the opn6a gene encoding opsin 6, group member a — MSLNNLQVVNIPWRNNNFSLLNKDPPLSDQGETIIGVYLLVLGWLSWFGNSVVIFVLYKQRASLQPTDYLTFNLAISDASISVFGYSRGIIEIFNIFRDNGYIITSVWTCQVDGFCTLLFGLASINTLTVISVTRYIKGCHPNKAHRITNSAITICVIFIWVTAIFWAGAPLLGWGSYTDRGYGTCEVDWAKANYSTIYKSYIILILIFCFFIPVLVMLFSYVSIINTVKRGNAMSAEGDLTDRQRKMERDVTVVSIVICTAFILAWSPYAVVSMWSAWGFHVPGLTSIFTRLFAKSASFYNPLIYFGLSSKFRKDVSVLLPCTREGKDTVRLKRFKPKAEAAPPAQACPRLPLHHKEQKYKAEQQQQQQQQRPVKPSPSPDSGVGSPPGTPPPVNKEVFFLPVPLPSEGSGYECDRL; from the exons ATGTCACTGAATAATCTTCAGGTAGTCAACATTCCATGGAGGAACAACAATTTCAGCCTTTTAAATAAAGACCCTCCTTTGTCGGATCAAGGCGAGACCATCATAGGAGTATACCTGTTGGTATTAG GCTGGCTCTCCTGGTTCGGGAACAGCGTGGTGATCTTCGTCCTCTACAAGCAGAGGGCCAGCCTCCAACCCACCGACTATCTCACCTTCAACCTGGCCATTTCCGACGCCAGCATATCAGTGTTTGGATACTCCCGCGGGATCATAGAGATCTTCAACATCTTCCGTGACAATGGATACATAATCACCTCAGTCTGGACGTGCCAG GTGGATGGCTTTTGCACCTTGCTCTTTGGCCTGGCCAGCATTAACACCTTGACTGTCATCAGCGTCACCAGGTACATAAAGGGATGTCATCCCAACAAAG CCCACCGCATCACCAATAGCGCCATCACCATATGTGTGATCTTCATCTGGGTCACGGCGATATTCTGGGCTGGAGCTCCGCTGTTGGGCTGGGGAAGTTACACAG ACCGTGGGTATGGGACCTGCGAAGTGGACTGGGCCAAAGCCAATTACTCCACCATCTACAAGTCCTACATtatcctcatcctcatcttctgCTTCTTCATCCCCGTGCTGGTCATGCTCTTCTCTTACGTGTCCATCATCAACACGGTGAAGAGGGGCAACGCCATGTCAGCCGAGGGGGACCTGACGGACAGgcagaggaagatggagagggaCGTCACCGTT GTGTCCATTGTTATCTGCACGGCCTTCATCCTGGCCTGGTCGCCCTACGCCGTGGTGTCCATGTGGTCGGCTTGGGGCTTCCACGTGCCGGGCCTGACCAGCATCTTCACCCGCCTCTTCGCCAAGTCGGCCAGCTTCTACAACCCGCTTATCTACTTCGGTCTGAGCTCCAAGTTCCGCAAGGACGTGAGTGTGCTGCTGCCTTGCACCCGCGAGGGCAAGGACACCGTCCGCCTCAAGCGCTTCAAGCCCAAGGCCGAGGCCGCGCCCCCTGCACAGGCGTGCCCCAGGCTGCCCCTCCACCACAAGGAGCAGAAGTACAaggcagaacagcagcagcagcagcagcagcagcggcctgTGAAGCCCTCCCCTAGTCCTGACTCCGGGGTGGGAAGCCCGCCCGGCACGCCTCCTCCAGTCAACAAAGAAGTCTTCTTCCTCCCTGTGCCCCTCCCCTCCGAAGGGTCAGGGTATGAATGTGACAGACTATGA